The following are encoded together in the Acidimicrobiales bacterium genome:
- the recN gene encoding DNA repair protein RecN — MLIELAVRNLGVIEESRLLFGRGMTALTGETGAGKTLIVDAIELLVGARADSTLVRPGADEAVIEGRFAPGDPDESDGSEVVLARAVPRNGRSRAYVDGRLATVAELADWGRRLIDLHGQHAHQSLLSTAVQREVLDRFGAIDLDDLRRARRHLVELDAELAALGGDERARAREIDLYRFQVDELDAAHLEDPGEDHALDAEEDLLADAVAHQEAAAAAVAALAEDAGALDSVAVALSVLAGRGPFTDHEQRLRSISAELSELVADVRTTGESIDPDPERLDAVRSRRQLLRELRRKYGDTLAEVIDYATTARGRLAELEGHDATAARLDSERTEALQALTDAETAIGAARRAAAPGLAMAITTRLADLAMDKAQVEVSVGSVDPGDDVELYLAANPGSPALPLAKTASGGELARTMLAIRLVLTAGPPTLVFDEVDAGIGGEAAVAVGRALAEVAGDHQVLVVTHLPQVAAHADHQVAITKHDQDDTTVSQTSTLDRDDRVVELSRMLSGTLDSSTARRHAAELLDQARRARP, encoded by the coding sequence GTGCTGATCGAGCTGGCAGTACGAAACCTGGGCGTGATCGAGGAGAGTCGACTCCTGTTCGGGCGAGGCATGACCGCGCTCACCGGCGAGACCGGAGCCGGCAAGACCCTCATCGTCGATGCGATCGAGCTGTTGGTGGGCGCTCGCGCCGACTCGACCCTGGTGCGTCCCGGTGCCGACGAAGCCGTCATCGAAGGCCGCTTCGCGCCGGGAGACCCCGACGAATCCGACGGATCCGAGGTCGTCCTGGCTCGCGCCGTGCCACGGAACGGCCGTTCTCGTGCCTATGTCGACGGTCGGTTGGCCACCGTGGCCGAACTGGCCGACTGGGGGCGGCGTCTGATCGATCTCCACGGACAGCACGCGCACCAGTCGCTGCTGTCCACCGCGGTGCAGCGCGAGGTTCTCGACCGTTTCGGGGCGATCGACCTCGACGACCTACGCCGCGCTCGGCGCCACCTGGTCGAGCTCGACGCCGAGCTCGCCGCGCTCGGAGGCGACGAACGGGCCAGAGCCCGCGAGATCGATCTCTACCGCTTCCAGGTCGACGAGCTCGATGCCGCCCACCTCGAGGACCCCGGCGAAGACCATGCGCTCGACGCCGAGGAAGACCTGCTGGCCGACGCCGTCGCTCACCAGGAGGCAGCGGCCGCGGCGGTCGCCGCGCTGGCCGAGGACGCAGGCGCCCTCGATTCGGTGGCGGTGGCGCTGTCTGTGTTGGCCGGTCGGGGCCCCTTCACCGACCACGAGCAACGCCTGCGAAGCATCAGTGCCGAGCTCAGCGAACTGGTGGCCGACGTGCGCACCACCGGCGAGTCGATCGACCCTGACCCCGAACGTCTCGATGCGGTCCGATCGCGCCGCCAGTTGCTTCGCGAGCTGCGACGCAAGTACGGCGACACCCTCGCCGAGGTCATCGACTACGCCACCACGGCCAGGGGCCGGCTCGCCGAGCTCGAAGGTCACGATGCCACCGCCGCGCGCCTCGACAGCGAGCGCACTGAGGCCCTGCAGGCCCTGACCGATGCCGAGACCGCGATCGGAGCCGCTCGACGGGCTGCGGCACCGGGGTTGGCCATGGCGATCACCACCCGCCTGGCCGATCTCGCCATGGACAAGGCCCAGGTCGAGGTGTCGGTGGGATCGGTCGATCCCGGCGACGACGTCGAGCTCTATCTCGCCGCCAACCCCGGCTCGCCCGCGCTGCCCCTGGCCAAGACCGCGTCGGGCGGTGAGTTGGCGAGGACGATGCTGGCGATCCGGCTGGTGCTCACCGCTGGACCCCCGACGCTGGTCTTCGACGAGGTCGATGCGGGCATCGGCGGCGAGGCGGCGGTCGCGGTGGGACGGGCGCTGGCCGAGGTCGCGGGCGACCATCAGGTGCTGGTGGTGACCCACCTCCCGCAGGTGGCGGCCCACGCCGACCACCAGGTGGCCATCACCAAGCACGACCAGGACGACACCACGGTTTCGCAGACGTCCACCCTCGACCGCGACGACCGGGTGGTCGAGCTGTCGCGGATGCTGTCGGGCACCCTCGACAGCTCCACCGCGCGGCGCCACGCGGCGGAGCTGCTCGACCAAGCCCGACGAGCCCGGCCGTGA
- a CDS encoding 2-oxoacid:acceptor oxidoreductase subunit alpha produces the protein MTDTAPREPETLDRLVIRFAGDSGDGMQLTGDRFTSASALFGNDLATLPEFPAEIRAPAGTLAGVSAFQVHISDHEITTPGDAPNVLVAMNPAALKAELNRLEDGGTVIVNVDTFDERNLAKAGYSENPLTDGSLKGYSVYEVPMTSLTKEAVVPAGVKPRDADRSKNFFALGLVTWMYTRPIDTTLDWIEEKFGKNPTVHEANVLAFKAGHAFGETAELFDHRYQVEPAPQQPGTYTNINGNTALSWGLIAAGQLAELPLFLGSYPITPASDILHELSKQKNFGVRTLQAEDEIAGIGSALGASFGGHIGITTTSGPGVALKSETMGLAVSLELPLVIIDIQRGGPSTGLPTKTEAADLLLAMYGRHGESPLPIVAASTPSDCFETAIEAVRIALQYRTPVILLSDGYLANGTEPWRLPDVASFPKIDVEFATEANHTSPDGEPEYWPYLRDPDTLARSWATPGTEGLMHRIGGIEKQDGSGNISYDPANHGRMVALRASKVAKIADTIAPVEVAGDADAEVLVLGWGSTWGAITTAVQRARGDGNKVAQVHLRHLNPFPPNLGEVLSRYRRVLVPEMNLGQLSRMVRAEFLVDARSVNKVEGTPFTAAELHAAITGALDD, from the coding sequence GTGACAGACACGGCCCCGCGGGAGCCCGAGACGCTCGACCGCCTCGTCATCCGATTCGCCGGCGACTCCGGCGACGGCATGCAGTTGACCGGCGATCGCTTCACCAGCGCCAGCGCGCTGTTCGGCAACGATCTGGCCACCTTGCCCGAGTTCCCCGCCGAGATCCGTGCCCCTGCAGGCACCCTCGCCGGCGTCTCGGCGTTCCAGGTGCACATCTCCGACCACGAGATCACCACCCCCGGCGATGCTCCCAACGTGTTGGTGGCGATGAACCCCGCCGCGCTCAAGGCCGAGCTCAACCGTCTCGAGGACGGAGGCACGGTGATCGTCAACGTCGACACCTTCGACGAGCGCAACCTCGCGAAGGCGGGCTATTCCGAGAACCCGCTCACCGACGGTTCCCTGAAGGGCTACTCGGTCTATGAGGTCCCGATGACCTCGCTGACCAAGGAGGCGGTCGTCCCCGCCGGGGTCAAGCCCCGCGACGCCGACCGCTCGAAGAACTTCTTCGCGCTGGGTCTGGTCACGTGGATGTACACCCGGCCCATCGACACCACCCTCGACTGGATCGAGGAGAAGTTCGGCAAGAACCCCACGGTCCACGAGGCCAACGTGCTGGCGTTCAAGGCCGGGCACGCCTTCGGCGAGACCGCAGAGCTGTTCGACCACCGCTACCAGGTCGAGCCGGCGCCGCAGCAGCCCGGCACCTACACCAACATCAACGGCAACACCGCCCTGTCGTGGGGACTGATCGCGGCCGGCCAGCTCGCCGAGCTTCCCCTGTTCCTCGGGTCCTATCCCATCACCCCGGCCTCGGACATCCTCCACGAGCTGTCGAAGCAGAAGAACTTCGGCGTGCGCACCCTGCAGGCCGAGGACGAGATCGCCGGCATCGGATCCGCCCTCGGGGCGTCCTTCGGTGGCCACATCGGCATCACCACCACCAGCGGACCCGGTGTGGCGCTCAAGTCCGAGACGATGGGGCTCGCGGTGAGCCTCGAGCTGCCACTGGTGATCATCGACATCCAGCGCGGTGGCCCCTCGACCGGACTTCCCACCAAGACCGAGGCCGCCGACCTCCTGCTGGCCATGTACGGGCGCCACGGCGAGTCGCCGCTTCCCATCGTGGCCGCTTCCACGCCCTCGGACTGTTTCGAGACCGCCATCGAGGCCGTGCGCATCGCACTGCAGTACCGCACACCGGTGATCCTGCTCTCCGACGGCTACCTGGCCAACGGAACCGAGCCCTGGCGGCTCCCCGATGTCGCGTCGTTCCCCAAGATCGACGTCGAGTTCGCCACCGAGGCGAACCACACCTCGCCCGACGGCGAACCCGAGTACTGGCCATACCTCCGCGACCCCGACACCCTCGCCCGGTCGTGGGCCACCCCCGGCACCGAGGGGTTGATGCACCGCATCGGCGGGATCGAGAAGCAGGACGGTTCGGGCAACATCTCCTATGACCCCGCCAACCACGGACGGATGGTGGCGCTGCGGGCGAGCAAGGTGGCCAAGATCGCCGACACGATCGCACCGGTGGAGGTCGCCGGCGACGCCGATGCCGAGGTGCTGGTGCTCGGGTGGGGCTCGACCTGGGGCGCCATCACCACCGCGGTCCAACGAGCACGTGGCGACGGCAACAAGGTCGCCCAGGTCCATCTCCGTCATCTCAACCCGTTCCCACCGAACCTGGGTGAGGTGCTCAGCCGCTACCGCAGGGTGCTGGTCCCCGAGATGAACCTCGGCCAGCTGTCGCGGATGGTGCGGGCCGAGTTCCTCGTCGACGCCCGATCCGTGAACAAGGTGGAGGGCACGCCCTTCACCGCCGCCGAACTGCATGCTGCCATCACTGGAGCCCTCGATGACTGA
- the steA gene encoding putative cytokinetic ring protein SteA, whose translation MSTPRAMGARRRRSHPIAPAPTVGSARVGRRTKDLIQRIHPGDIAVIDHEDLDPVAAGSLVSAGVGAVVNAASSVSGRYPNRGPLLLTDAGIPLVDNVGAGLLDEITDGEEIAVVGAEVQVDGRLIGRGVRQTTSTLDVAIADARDSMGLELARFAENTLGYLQREQHLLLDDLELPALRTPLAGRQALIVVRGSDYRDDLQMLRRSGYMTEMHPVLIGVDGGADALLEMGLKPDMIVGDFDSVSERALLSGAELVVHGYRDGHAPGAARLDELGLPYVVVALEGTSEDIAMLLAYEKGTELIVAVGTHSSMADFLDKGRAGMASTFLVRMKVGPMLVDAKGVSRLYRQSVRKRDLALLVLAAIFTLTVIFVVSEPLRVVLRGYLLTF comes from the coding sequence GTGAGCACGCCTCGGGCCATGGGGGCCCGCCGCCGCCGGTCACATCCCATCGCTCCCGCACCGACGGTCGGAAGCGCCAGGGTCGGACGTCGCACCAAGGACCTGATCCAGCGGATCCATCCGGGCGACATCGCCGTCATCGATCACGAGGATCTCGACCCGGTCGCCGCAGGGTCACTGGTGTCGGCCGGCGTGGGAGCGGTCGTCAACGCAGCCTCGTCGGTCTCAGGGCGCTACCCGAACCGTGGGCCGCTGCTGCTGACCGATGCGGGGATCCCCCTGGTCGACAACGTGGGGGCCGGGCTGCTCGACGAGATCACCGATGGCGAGGAGATCGCCGTCGTCGGCGCCGAGGTCCAGGTCGACGGCCGGCTGATCGGGCGCGGCGTTCGCCAGACCACCTCCACCCTCGACGTGGCGATCGCCGATGCGCGCGACAGCATGGGACTCGAGCTGGCCCGGTTTGCCGAGAACACGCTTGGCTACCTGCAGCGCGAACAGCATCTGCTGCTCGACGACCTCGAGCTCCCTGCGCTTCGTACCCCTCTGGCCGGGCGCCAGGCGCTCATCGTGGTCAGGGGCAGTGACTACCGCGACGACCTCCAGATGCTGCGACGCAGCGGGTACATGACCGAGATGCACCCGGTGCTCATCGGTGTCGACGGCGGTGCCGATGCCCTGCTCGAGATGGGCCTCAAACCCGACATGATCGTCGGCGACTTCGACTCGGTGTCCGAGCGGGCGCTGCTCAGCGGGGCGGAGCTGGTGGTCCATGGCTACCGCGACGGCCACGCGCCGGGAGCGGCGCGCCTCGACGAGCTCGGCCTGCCCTATGTGGTCGTCGCCCTCGAGGGCACGAGCGAGGACATCGCCATGCTGCTCGCCTACGAGAAGGGGACCGAGCTGATCGTCGCGGTGGGGACCCACAGCTCCATGGCGGACTTCCTCGACAAGGGCCGAGCGGGCATGGCCTCCACCTTCCTGGTGCGCATGAAGGTCGGGCCGATGCTGGTCGACGCCAAGGGTGTGAGCCGGCTCTACCGGCAGAGTGTCCGCAAGCGCGACCTCGCGTTGCTGGTGCTGGCCGCCATCTTCACCCTCACCGTGATCTTCGTCGTCAGCGAGCCACTGCGCGTGGTGCTCCGCGGCTACCTCTTGACGTTCTAG
- a CDS encoding HAD-IIA family hydrolase, with protein MGWAIDLDGVMWLGDEPIAGSATAIGWLREAGIAVLFVTNNSSAPVTEVEEKLAAMGVEAPGSVVTSAMAGATLVRPGERAFVCAGPGVAEALHDRGVVVVDDPAAPGATDVDAVVVGFTRAFDFDRLSAATLAVRNGARLIGTNDDATYPTPDGQLPGGGAILAAVVTASGVQPVVAGKPHDPMVELVRRRLGADGTMVGDRPETDGRFAVALGYRFGLVHTGVTGSEVQRIDPVPELVGADLAALVERALGEARV; from the coding sequence GTGGGCTGGGCGATCGACCTCGACGGGGTGATGTGGCTGGGCGACGAACCCATCGCCGGTTCGGCCACGGCCATCGGATGGCTGCGCGAGGCAGGCATCGCGGTCCTCTTCGTCACCAACAACTCGTCGGCTCCGGTCACAGAGGTCGAAGAGAAGCTGGCGGCCATGGGTGTCGAAGCGCCAGGGTCGGTCGTCACCTCGGCCATGGCCGGGGCGACGTTGGTGCGCCCCGGCGAGCGGGCCTTCGTCTGTGCCGGCCCCGGGGTGGCCGAGGCGCTACACGATCGAGGTGTCGTGGTGGTCGACGATCCGGCCGCGCCCGGAGCCACCGACGTCGATGCCGTGGTGGTCGGCTTCACCCGCGCGTTCGACTTCGATCGGCTGAGCGCAGCGACCCTTGCCGTGCGCAACGGGGCCCGTCTGATCGGTACCAACGACGACGCGACCTACCCCACCCCCGATGGTCAGCTGCCCGGTGGGGGAGCGATCCTCGCCGCGGTGGTGACCGCCAGCGGGGTGCAGCCGGTGGTGGCGGGCAAGCCCCACGATCCGATGGTCGAGCTGGTCCGACGGCGCCTCGGCGCCGACGGGACGATGGTCGGCGATCGCCCCGAGACCGATGGACGCTTCGCCGTCGCACTGGGTTACCGGTTCGGTCTGGTCCACACGGGGGTGACCGGGTCCGAGGTCCAACGGATCGATCCGGTCCCGGAGCTGGTGGGGGCCGACCTCGCGGCGCTGGTCGAGCGAGCGCTCGGTGAGGCAAGGGTGTGA
- a CDS encoding TlyA family RNA methyltransferase yields the protein MATSRRRLDVELVRRGLSPSREQAQADIRSGRVTVGGAIADKAARLVAPGESLNIAGPGPRFVSRGGDKLAAALERFNIDPTGRRAIDCGASTGGFTDVLLQHGASQVVAVDVGRGQLHEHLRDDDRVQSHERTSLRGLDPEAVGGPAELVVADLSFISLRTVVADLLALCLPGADVVVLVKPQFEAGRQEASRGRGVISDPDIWLRVLGEVRDAINAGGAAIMGAMVSPLTGADGNVEFLLHLRAPEPMVTSSPAETIDGWLRDAVRAAVELRGAHG from the coding sequence ATCGCCACCAGCCGTCGACGCCTCGACGTCGAGCTGGTCCGGCGGGGCCTGAGCCCCAGCCGAGAACAGGCTCAGGCCGACATCCGGTCTGGGCGGGTGACCGTCGGTGGCGCGATCGCCGACAAGGCGGCCCGGTTGGTCGCGCCCGGCGAGTCGCTCAACATCGCGGGGCCCGGTCCACGCTTCGTCAGTCGTGGTGGCGACAAGCTGGCCGCCGCGCTCGAACGCTTCAACATCGACCCGACCGGCCGGCGCGCCATCGACTGCGGCGCCTCCACGGGGGGATTCACCGACGTCCTGCTCCAGCACGGTGCCAGCCAGGTCGTCGCCGTCGACGTCGGCCGAGGGCAGCTGCACGAACACCTGCGCGACGACGATCGGGTGCAGTCCCACGAGCGGACGTCGCTGCGCGGCCTCGATCCAGAGGCCGTGGGCGGTCCGGCGGAGCTGGTCGTGGCCGACTTGTCGTTCATCTCCCTGAGGACCGTCGTCGCCGACCTGCTGGCGTTGTGCCTGCCCGGGGCCGACGTGGTGGTCCTCGTGAAGCCACAGTTCGAAGCCGGACGTCAGGAGGCCTCCAGGGGACGGGGAGTGATCAGCGACCCCGACATCTGGTTGCGGGTCCTCGGTGAGGTGCGTGACGCGATCAACGCTGGTGGAGCGGCCATCATGGGGGCCATGGTCTCCCCACTCACCGGAGCCGATGGCAACGTCGAGTTCCTCCTGCACCTCCGCGCTCCCGAGCCGATGGTCACCTCGTCGCCTGCCGAGACGATCGACGGCTGGTTGCGCGACGCGGTGCGGGCGGCGGTCGAGTTGCGGGGCGCGCATGGCTGA
- a CDS encoding 2-oxoacid:ferredoxin oxidoreductase subunit beta: MTDLAPTTRKDWQSDQEVRWCPGCGDYSILTAVQMLMPDLDVRREDTVFISGIGCAARFPYYMNTYGMHSIHGRAPAIATGLALSRPDLDVWVIGGDGDLLSIGGNHLIHALRRNVDLTILLFNNQIYGLTKGQYSPTSEVGKVTKSTPFGSLDQPFNPISLALGAQASFVARTHDMDRKHMQETFRRAHEHKGAAVVEIYQNCNVFNDGAFGDITSKANRESMLIPLEHGQPVRFGPEGSSGVVIDRSGQAKIVDVADVDESEIVVHDEKAPTSALAFMLAQISSSPHEPTPVGVFRSVDRPEYSEEMDKQLAHAQEQRGPGDLAELLRSGATWEVG; encoded by the coding sequence ATGACTGATCTCGCCCCCACGACCCGCAAGGACTGGCAGTCCGACCAGGAGGTCCGGTGGTGCCCAGGTTGTGGGGACTACTCCATCCTCACCGCGGTGCAGATGCTCATGCCCGACCTCGACGTGCGTCGCGAGGACACCGTGTTCATCTCCGGGATCGGCTGCGCCGCCAGGTTCCCGTACTACATGAACACCTACGGGATGCACTCCATCCACGGTCGTGCCCCTGCGATCGCCACCGGACTCGCGCTGTCTCGACCCGACCTCGACGTGTGGGTCATCGGCGGCGATGGCGACCTGCTCTCCATCGGTGGCAACCACCTGATCCATGCCCTGCGCCGCAACGTCGATCTCACCATCTTGTTGTTCAACAACCAGATCTACGGGCTGACCAAGGGCCAGTACTCACCCACCAGCGAGGTGGGCAAGGTCACCAAGTCCACGCCGTTCGGTTCGCTCGACCAGCCCTTCAACCCGATCTCGTTGGCATTGGGGGCCCAGGCCAGCTTCGTGGCCCGCACCCATGACATGGACCGCAAGCACATGCAGGAGACGTTTCGGCGGGCTCACGAGCACAAGGGCGCTGCGGTGGTCGAGATCTACCAGAACTGCAACGTCTTCAACGACGGTGCCTTCGGCGACATCACCAGCAAGGCCAACCGCGAGTCGATGCTGATCCCCCTCGAGCACGGCCAGCCCGTTCGGTTCGGCCCGGAGGGGTCGAGCGGTGTGGTGATCGACCGCAGCGGCCAGGCCAAGATCGTCGATGTGGCCGATGTCGACGAGTCCGAGATCGTGGTGCACGACGAGAAGGCGCCCACCTCGGCGTTGGCGTTCATGCTCGCCCAGATCTCGAGCAGCCCCCACGAACCGACACCGGTCGGGGTCTTCCGGTCGGTCGATCGTCCGGAGTACTCCGAGGAGATGGACAAGCAGCTCGCCCACGCCCAGGAGCAGCGGGGTCCCGGCGATCTGGCCGAGCTCCTGCGCTCCGGAGCGACCTGGGAGGTCGGCTGA
- a CDS encoding NAD(+)/NADH kinase: MAEVGLVLHQHRPMVKAVAAGAIDWLGAHGHSTRVTTTDAPAVAGVGVDDHEFAEGLDLVLSLGGDGTMLRSVRLVASHDVDVLGVNVGRLGYLTEIEPAELETALERYFAGDHTIETRMLLSVTATIAGHGGTVEHALNEAVLERIAPGHTVRLAVTIDDEYFSAYIADGLIVATPTGSTAYAMSARGPIIDPGHRALLLTPVSPHMLFDRSLVLEPETELVVAVADHRPAALTIDGQPAGQLDEGDSITCRASRHSARLVTFGPREFHRILKNKFGLNDR; this comes from the coding sequence ATGGCTGAGGTGGGCCTGGTGCTGCACCAGCATCGGCCGATGGTGAAGGCGGTAGCTGCCGGGGCGATCGACTGGTTGGGCGCTCACGGCCACTCCACGCGCGTCACGACCACCGACGCGCCGGCGGTCGCCGGCGTCGGCGTCGACGACCACGAGTTCGCCGAAGGACTCGATCTGGTGCTCAGCCTCGGAGGCGACGGCACGATGCTGCGCTCGGTCCGTCTGGTCGCGTCCCACGACGTCGACGTGCTCGGCGTCAACGTGGGCCGCCTCGGCTACCTCACCGAGATCGAACCGGCCGAGCTCGAGACCGCGCTCGAACGGTACTTCGCCGGCGATCACACCATCGAGACCCGGATGCTGCTGTCGGTGACCGCCACCATCGCCGGCCACGGTGGCACCGTCGAACACGCGCTCAACGAGGCGGTGCTCGAGCGGATCGCGCCCGGCCACACGGTGCGGCTGGCCGTGACCATCGACGATGAGTACTTCAGCGCCTACATCGCCGACGGCCTCATCGTCGCCACGCCCACCGGGTCCACGGCCTACGCGATGTCGGCTCGAGGGCCGATCATCGACCCCGGGCACCGGGCGTTGCTGCTCACCCCCGTGTCGCCCCACATGCTCTTCGACCGCAGCCTGGTCCTCGAACCCGAGACCGAGCTCGTCGTCGCCGTTGCCGATCATCGTCCCGCGGCGCTGACCATCGACGGCCAGCCGGCTGGGCAGCTCGACGAGGGCGACTCGATAACCTGTCGCGCATCGAGGCATTCGGCACGGTTGGTCACCTTCGGACCGCGCGAGTTCCACCGGATCCTCAAGAACAAGTTCGGATTGAACGATCGATGA
- a CDS encoding copper transporter, with the protein MINLRYHIVSITAVFLALGIGVTLGSTMIQRYTIDTLESRLDELDDEVSRTDEANAALRTELGERDDLADQLTDQGRALFGGHLSEVPVLMLSVQGTSDDLVDAARASLRASGAELSGTLVFTTRWEDLSSEEIAELSEVIDRQLSTATLARSLVLRELADELVEASGPVPEPDDESSDDAGDAPGDASDDGGEAPEGATLEPDPSGEGTGDDAAQDPDETTTTIAGQPGEESPDAPAAEEPEEPTEDPTPATPDAEILERLLALGYLEFFPEREASPVPRFEMRYVFVVDDEASLAADQVVLPVLEAMSAGDPAPVVVASNLAPAPPLTGDDDAAEGDRTTEVIDAIRSDEDLRERISTVDAIGTFVGDAGLVLATADLEVGLVQHVGLGPDADRLLPAGAP; encoded by the coding sequence ATGATCAATCTCCGCTACCACATCGTGTCGATCACCGCGGTGTTCCTCGCGCTCGGTATCGGGGTGACGCTCGGCTCCACGATGATCCAGCGCTACACCATCGACACGCTCGAGAGCCGCCTCGACGAGCTCGACGACGAGGTCTCGCGCACCGACGAGGCGAACGCGGCGCTGCGAACCGAGCTGGGCGAGAGAGATGATCTGGCCGACCAGCTCACCGACCAGGGTCGAGCGCTGTTCGGGGGTCACCTCAGCGAGGTCCCGGTCCTGATGCTGTCGGTTCAGGGAACCAGCGACGACCTGGTCGATGCGGCTCGCGCCTCGCTGCGGGCTTCGGGGGCCGAGCTCAGCGGCACCCTCGTGTTCACCACCCGCTGGGAGGACCTCTCCTCCGAGGAGATCGCCGAGCTCTCCGAGGTGATCGACCGCCAGCTCTCCACCGCGACCCTGGCCCGATCGCTGGTGTTGCGCGAGTTGGCCGACGAGCTCGTCGAGGCCTCGGGCCCGGTCCCCGAGCCCGACGACGAGTCGTCCGACGACGCCGGCGACGCTCCTGGCGACGCCAGCGACGACGGCGGCGAGGCACCCGAGGGTGCCACCCTCGAGCCCGACCCGTCCGGCGAGGGCACTGGCGACGACGCGGCGCAGGACCCGGACGAGACCACGACGACGATCGCCGGTCAGCCCGGCGAAGAGTCTCCCGACGCTCCCGCAGCCGAGGAGCCAGAGGAGCCGACCGAGGACCCAACTCCCGCGACCCCCGACGCCGAGATCCTCGAGAGACTGCTGGCGCTGGGCTATCTCGAGTTCTTCCCCGAGCGCGAGGCCAGCCCCGTACCCCGTTTCGAGATGCGGTACGTGTTCGTCGTCGACGACGAGGCGTCGCTCGCGGCCGACCAGGTCGTCCTCCCCGTCCTGGAAGCCATGTCAGCGGGCGATCCGGCTCCGGTGGTGGTGGCCTCGAACCTGGCTCCTGCACCTCCGCTCACCGGCGACGACGACGCCGCCGAGGGCGACCGGACCACCGAGGTGATCGACGCGATCCGATCCGACGAAGACCTGCGGGAACGGATCAGCACCGTGGACGCGATCGGAACCTTCGTCGGCGATGCCGGGTTGGTCCTCGCGACCGCCGATCTCGAGGTGGGACTCGTCCAGCACGTGGGACTCGGACCAGATGCCGACCGGCTGTTGCCGGCAGGCGCGCCGTGA
- a CDS encoding DUF1015 domain-containing protein, translating into MPRFSPFPAARYDTNRLDLTAVTSPPYDVIDDAERAGLAARDPANAVHIDLPAETGELDRYQAARARLDEWLASGVLVRETAPAFYGYRMSFVDASGRTHRSTGVFGALELSSPGEGHLLPHEHTTPKAKSDRLDLLRASEANLSAIWGLSPSAGLTAAIGEPEPDADSWSDDDGIDHTMWVIRDPDQMAAISAAVQANPVVIADGHHRYETSLQYRDERRAASPDGSAGDAETAMFLIVELVADELDVLPIHRLINGLDTVDGLAERLTDWFEVGDDLEATPTLLDQMIEHGHLVLVEPGRLRALHPRPGAFDHVRDLDTVRLDAALAGVGDVELSYQHGIDHVVRAVEDRTAQAGVLVRPVTVDQIAATADGGERMPPKTTFFHPKPRTGVVFRVLDR; encoded by the coding sequence ATGCCTCGTTTCTCGCCGTTCCCGGCTGCCCGCTACGACACCAACCGCCTCGACCTCACCGCTGTCACCTCCCCTCCCTACGACGTCATCGACGACGCCGAGCGAGCAGGTCTGGCCGCCCGCGATCCGGCCAACGCCGTTCACATCGACCTCCCCGCCGAGACCGGCGAGCTCGACCGCTACCAGGCCGCGAGGGCACGGCTGGACGAGTGGCTCGCCTCCGGTGTGCTGGTCCGAGAGACCGCTCCGGCCTTCTACGGCTACCGCATGTCGTTCGTCGACGCCTCGGGGAGGACCCATCGCAGCACGGGAGTGTTCGGCGCGCTCGAGCTGTCGAGTCCCGGTGAGGGCCACCTTCTTCCCCACGAGCACACCACCCCCAAGGCCAAGAGCGATCGCCTCGATCTGCTCCGGGCCAGCGAGGCCAACCTGTCTGCCATCTGGGGCCTCTCGCCCTCCGCCGGGCTCACCGCCGCCATCGGCGAGCCGGAACCTGACGCCGACAGCTGGTCCGACGACGACGGCATCGACCACACCATGTGGGTCATCCGCGATCCCGACCAGATGGCGGCGATCAGCGCCGCGGTGCAGGCCAACCCGGTCGTCATCGCCGATGGACACCACCGCTACGAGACCTCGCTGCAGTACCGCGACGAGCGCCGAGCGGCCTCACCCGACGGGTCGGCCGGTGACGCCGAGACGGCCATGTTCCTCATCGTCGAGCTCGTCGCCGACGAGCTCGACGTTCTGCCCATCCACCGCCTCATCAACGGGCTCGACACCGTCGATGGCCTCGCCGAACGGCTGACCGACTGGTTCGAGGTCGGCGACGATCTCGAAGCGACGCCGACCTTGCTCGACCAGATGATCGAGCACGGCCACCTGGTGCTGGTCGAGCCGGGACGGCTCCGGGCGCTGCACCCACGACCGGGAGCATTCGATCACGTCCGCGACCTCGACACGGTGCGACTCGACGCCGCGCTGGCCGGTGTCGGTGACGTCGAGCTCTCCTACCAACACGGGATCGACCACGTGGTGCGAGCGGTCGAGGATCGCACCGCGCAGGCGGGTGTGCTGGTCAGACCGGTCACGGTCGACCAGATCGCCGCCACCGCCGACGGCGGCGAGCGCATGCCGCCCAAGACGACCTTCTTCCACCCCAAACCCCGAACGGGTGTGGTGTTCCGGGTCCTCGACCGCTAA